The Streptomyces fungicidicus nucleotide sequence GATGATCAGCATCAGCAGCGCCATGGTGGCGACGAGGATGAGCAGACCGTGGGTCTCCGTGTAGTGCAGCTCGTCGGAGAGATAGGTCGGCATGTACGACAGCAGCATGTAGTCGGTGACGTTGTACGCGCCGACCAGCGCGATGCACAGGATCAGCGGCCGCCAGTGCTGCCGGAAGATCCTCAGCAGGTCGCCGCGGGCCGTGGTCTCCACCGAGTTCGCGGCCTCGTTGACGTGGACGTTCCCCTCCCCCAGTTTCAGGTACGCCGGGGTGTCGTCCAGCTTCAGCCGCAGGTACAGGCCGACGATGCCGAGCGGTCCGGCGACCAGGAACGGGATGCGCCAGCCCCAGGCGTCCATGGCGCCGGTGCCGAGCCAGGCGGTGAGCGCCGTGACCAGGCCCGCCGCGCCGGTGTACCCGGCCAGCGTGCCCAGCTCGAGGAAGCTGCCGAAGTAGCCGCGCCGTTTGTCCGGGGCGTACTCCGCGATGAAGGTGGAGGCGCCGCCGTACTCGCCGCCGGTGGAGAATCCCTGGAGCAGCCGGAACAGGATCAGCAGCAGGGGTGACCAGAAGCCGACGGCCGCGTACGTCGGGAGCAGGCCGATCGCGGCAGTGCCGATCGCCATGAGGATCATCGTCAGCGCGAGCACCTTCTTGCGGCCGACCTTGTCGCCCATCGGGCCGAAGACCATGCCGCCGAGCGGACGCACCAGGAAGGCGACGGCGAAGGTGGCGAAGGACGACAGCAGCTGCGCGGTCTCGCTCCCGGAGGGGAAGAAAACCCGGCCGATGGTGCCGGCCAGATAGGCGTAGATGCCGAAGTCGAACCATTCCATGGCGTTGCCGAGCGAGGCGGCCTTCACCGCGCGCTTGACCGCCCGCTCGTCCGTCACCGTGATGTCCGAGCGGCGCAGCCTCGGGTTGCGACGGCGCCGGATGGCACGGAACAGGGTCGGGTGGCGGCTGACCGCCTCGGGCGGGGGCTCGGGCCCCTTGTCGATGGAGGACGTGTCTGGGTTCCTTTCCGTGACATACCGATGCAGACGGAACGTATCAGCGTCTTCGGGGAGACGCCGGACAGCACGGCGCGCGGCGGGCCGGGTGCCCCGGCCGGCCCGGTTCTCACCTGTATGCCTCCGCTGCGCTGGTCGCCCGGGCGGAGCGGTGGTGCGGTGAGAGGGCAAGGGCAAGAGAGCGCCCGGGGCAGGTCGGCACCGGGGCGCTCGTCCCATCCTCAGGAGGCATTCGTGACCACCCCCCGCTCGATCGTCTGCTCGTCCCGCGTCCTGGCCGCCGTACTGGCCACCGGGACCCTTCTGACCACGGCGGCCTGCTCCAGCGCGGAGGACGGTGCGTCGGCCGGGTCGGAGACCGCCTCCGCGGCCGTCGAGCGGGCCCGCGCGACACAGACCGGCTCCCCCACGTCCACGGCGTCCTCCCCCACCGCCTCGTCGTCCGCCTCGCAGCTCACCGAGACCGGCGCGAAGAACGCGCTGATCACCGCGGCGGACATCGAGGACAACTGGACCCAGGTGGAGAACCCGCAGGCATGGAAGGACTCCCTGCTGGTCGGCAAGGTCGACGTGGCCGCGTTCGTCACGGGGAAGAGCGACGCGCAGGACTGCCAGAACCTGGTCGACTCGCTGTACGACGAGACCCTGCTGGGCAGCACGTCAGGGGTGTCGGCGCTCACCGGGTTCCAGGAGGACGACGCCCGGCTGCTCTACCAGGTCGCCTCCTACGACAAGGCCGCCCTCGACAAGTCGATGACGTCGCTGCAGTCGCTCCCCGACACCTGCGACCAGTTCACCCTGACCGGCGGGGACAACGGCGACCGCACCGTCCAGGTCGTCGCGATGTCGCTGCCCGACGTGGGCGACGCCCGGCAGGGAATGACCGTGACGGTGAAGGGCGACAGCAACGGCCGGCCCGTGACCCTCACCGTGGACGTCGCCGTCGTCCAGGTCGGCGCGAACGCGATCACCGTCACCAACGGCGGGACCGCCGGCATCTCCCACGACACCACCACGACCGCCGTGAAGCAGGGCACGCAGCGGCTCCAGGAGGTCCTGGCCGGCGGCACGCCCCAGCCCACCCCGAGCGGCATCAACTGACGCGGGAGAACGGCGCCGCGGTCGTCACGCCCCCGGGTCCTCCGCTTCACCGCTCGGCTACTTGGGGGTAGGAACCGGGCTCCTCTTGTTATAAGGTTCGTCAGCAAGCGGCTCGTTACCCGCGGTAATGCTCACGGACCCCGACTCGAGGAGCCTCAGCATGGCCATCAGCACTCCCCCGTCCGAGGCCGCCGGCCGGCCCTCCCAGGACGGCGTGGCCCGGCGGCTGCTGGACTCGTCCGCGCAGCTCTCCTACGACCCGCTCACCGAGGTCGACTGGGACACTCCGCTCGACACGGACTTCCACGGCGCCAGTCCGGAGTGGAGCACGCTCTACGGGACGGCGTACTGGGACGAGCTGACCGACGCGCAGCGCAAGGCGCTGACCCGCCAGGAGGCCGCGTCCGTCGCCAGCACGGGCATCTGGTTCGAGATGATCCTGCAGCAGATGGTGCTGCGGGACATCTACGCGAAGGACCCGACCGACGACACCGTCCAGTGGGCGCTCACCGAGATAGCGGACGAGTGCCGGCACTCGATCATGTTCGCCCGCGGCGCGAAGAAGCTCGGGGCCCCGGCGTACCGCCCGCACCGGTTCGCGGTCGAGCTCGGGCGCCTCTTCAAGACCGTGGCCTTCGGGGAGGCCGCGTACGCGGCGATCCTGGTCGCCGAGGAGGTCCTCGACGTCATGCAGCGCGACTGGATGCGCGACGAGCGGGTCGTCCCCTTCGTCCGCACCATCAACAACATCCATGTCGTCGAGGAGTCGCGGCACATGAAGTTCGCCCGCGAGGAGACGCGCAGGCACCTCGCCGGCGCCGGGTGGCTGCGCCGCCGGGTGCACGCCCTGCTGATCGCCGTCGCGGCCTACGTCATCGTCACCAGCATGGTGAACCGGAAGGTCTACGGTAACGCCGGGCTGGACGAGCGGCGTGCGATCCGTGAGGCGAAGGCCAACCAACACCACAAGTCGATGATGCGCGCGAGCTGTTCCGGGCTGATGGAGTTCCTGGCCTCGGTGGGCCTGCTCACCGGCCCCGCGCTCTTCTTCTACAAGCGCGCCAACCTCACCTGACCCCCCAGCCCGCGCCTACCCCGGCCTCCAGCGGAGCGGACGACCATGGCCTTCGCGATCACCCAGACCTGCTGCAACGACGCCACCTGTGTGTCCGTCTGCCCGGTCAACTGCATTCATCCCACGCCCGAGGAGCGGGCCTTCGGCAGCACGGAGATGCTGCACATCGACCCGAGGAGCTGCATCGACTGCGGCGCCTGCGCCGACGCCTGCCCGGCGGACGCCATCCTGCCCGTGGACCGGCTGTCCGAGGGACAGCGGGTGTACGAGCGGATCAACGCGGCCTACTTCGAGAACGACCACAACGGCGCCGACGACGACAGCGACGCCACGCGGTCCCCCGCGGCAGCGGCCGTGCCGGAGAGGACCGGCCCCAACTTCCACGCCTGGGGCGAGCCGGTCTTCGACCGGGTGCTGCCGGCCGACTTCGGGGCGCTGCGGGTCGCGATCGTCGGCACCGGACCGGCCGGCATGTACGCCGCCAGGGACCTGCTGCTGCACACACCGGCCGAGGTGACGCTCATCGACCGGCTTCCGGCCGCCGGCGGGCTCGTGCGGTACGGCGTGGCGCCGGACCATCCGGGCACCCGGAAGGTCGGCGAGACCTTCGCCCGCTTCCGCGCCCATCCGCGGGTGCGGACGTATCTGGGCCTCGACGTCGGCAGCCATGTCACGGCGGAGGAGATCGCCGCCCACCACGACGCGGTGATCTACGCGGTGGGCGCCGCCACGGACCGGCGGCTCGGCATACCGGGCGAGGACGGACCGGGCAGCGTCTCCGCCACCACCTTCGTGGCCTGGTACAACGGGCACCCGGAGGTCGCCGCGGACGCCGTCCGCCTGACGGCCGAACGGGTCGTCGTGATCGGCAACGGCAATGTCGCGCTCGACGTCGCCCGGATCCTGGTCTCCGACCCGGAGTCCCTGTCCGGCACCGAGATCGCCGGTCACGCGCTGGCGGAACTGCGCCGCAGCAGGGTGCGCGAAGTGGTGCTGCTCGGGCGCCGCGGCCCGCAGGACGCGGCGTACACCAGACCGGAGTCGCTGGCCCTGCAGCACCTTCCCGGGGTGGACCTGCTCGTCGACGACCACGATCCGCGCATCGGCGCGGCGATCGACGGCGCCGGGCCGGGCGACAAGGCCGCGGTGCTGCGGCCAGTGGCGCGGGAGGCCGTCGACTGGTCCCTGCCGCCGGCCCCGGCAGGACGGCGGCGCATCGTGTTCCGCTTCCTCTCCGCCCCGGTGGCGGTCCGCGGCGCCGAGGGCACCCGCGCGGTGCGCGTCACCGGCGGCGCCGGGGAGCTGGACATCCCGGCCGGTCTGGCACTGCGGGCGGTCGGCTACCGGGGGGTCGCCCAGGCCGGGCTGCCGTTCGACGAGGTCACCGGGACCGTGCCGCACCAGCGCGGCCGGGTGACCGGCGGGACCGGGACGTACGTCGTCGGCTGGATCAAGCGCGGGCCCTCGGGAGGCATCGGCGCCAACCGCGCCTGCGCCGCCGAGACGGTCGGCACCCTGCTGGCCGACGCGGTGGCGGGCGCGCTGCCCGCGCCGGCCGGCGGGACGAGGGAGTTCCGCCGCCTGGTACGCCGCCGGCGCCGCTGACTCGTTCCCGGGCCGTCCGTGCTCCCCGCCGCACGGCCCGGAATCCGGTGCGGCCGGAGGCCGCCCGACGTGGTGTCGGCCACTCTTCAGCGTTCCCGGCGTAGTAGACATCCACGGGAGGGGCACTGGAACGGGGCCCGTCGTCCGGCGACGAGCACGACGAGAGAGCGGGGAGTGACGCGTGCTGCTGAAGACGTTCCGCTGGGCCTTCGCGGTCACGGCCCTCGGCCTGGTGGCCGGTGTGCTGTACGACGGCTGGACGGCCCTGGGGCTGGTCGCCATCCTCGCCGTCCTCGAGGTCTCGCTGTCCTTCGACAACGCGGTGATCAACGCCGGCATCCTGAAACGGCTCAACGCCTTCTGGCAGCGGATGTTCCTCACCATCGGCATCCTGATCGCCGTCTTCGGCATGCGGCTGCTCTTCCCGATCGTCATCGTCACCGTCAGCGCCCGGCTCGCGCCGTCCCAGGCCGTTCACCTCGCGCTCACCGACAAGGACCGCTATCAGCAGCTCGTCACCGACGCGCACCCGGCGATCGCCGCGTTCGGCGGGATGTTCCTGCTGATGATCTTCCTCGACTTCATCTTCGAGGACCGCGAGACCAAGTGGCTGGGCCCCCTCGAACGGCCCCTCGCCAGGCTCGGGCGGATCGACATGCTGTCGGTCTGCCTCGCCCTCTGCGTCCTCCTCGTCACCTCCCTCACCTTCGCCGCCCACGCCCACCAGCACGGCGGCACGCACGCCGACAAGGCGCAGACGGTTCTCGTCTCGGGCATCGCGGGACTGATCACGTACCTGGTCGTGGGCGGGCTCTCCGGCTTCTTCGAGGGCAGGCTGGCCGACGAGGAGAGCAGGCGGCAGAGCGAGGAGCGGTCCGGCGGCGCGGGCGGAGGCGGGTCCGCGCTCGCCCTGTCGGGCAGGGCCGCGTTCTTCACCTTCCTCTACCTCGAGGTCCTGGACGCCTCCTTCTCCTTCGACGGCGTCATCGGCGCCTTCGCCATCACCAACGACATCGTCCTGATGGCGCTCGGCCTCGGCATCGGCGCCATGTACGTCCGTTCCCTCACCGTCTACCTGGTCCGCCAGGGCACCCTGGACGACTACGTCTACCTGGAGCACGGCGCCCACTACGCGATCGGCGCGCTCGCCCTCATCCTTCTCGTGAGCATCCAGTACCAGATCAACGACGTCGTCACCGGCCTCATCGGCGTGACGCTCATCGGCGCGTCCTTCTACTCCTCGGTCCGCCGCAACCGTGCGGTCCGGGCCACGTCAGAGTGAGCGCGCCGCCCGACCGGCAGGGCGTGCCACCGGTCGGGCGGCCGGCCGCCGGCGACAACGGCCTGTTCTGGCCCGCGGCAGATACGGGTGCCCGCCGGGCCCGTTGCGGGGAGCGAGCGCCGGGCCGGTCTCGCGCCGCACCTCGATGTCGTAGCTCGTGCCGGGGCCTTCGTGAGAACCACGCGCATGACCGCACCGTAGGAGACGGCGGCGGTGTGCCGCACCTCATTCCGGAGTGCGGCGGCCGGGTTCCGGGCTCATCCGGCCGGGCCCCGCGGCAGGGCGAGGTGCGCCAGGTCCCCCGGGGGCGGGCCGCTCACCGGCCAGAGGGGTGCGGGCACACCGTCGGCGACGGCGGCGGGCGCGTCGGTGAGGTTCATCCGGTGGCGGAGGCGGCCGTAGAAGTCCACCGGGCCGAGCCGCGCGACCCGCAGCCGGTGCGGCGCCGCGTACACGCCGATCCAGTCACCGGGGCCGAGCACGCCGCGGAGCTGGCCGTCGATGCTGACGGCGGCGCGGCCCGAGTGTTCGAGCACCCGCAGCCCGACGGGTTCGTCCGGGGCGGCCACGACCGAGCGGTCGAACGTCATGTGCGGTGCCACCGGGGTGAACACCAGCGTCTCGGCGCGCGGCGAGACCACGGGACCGCCGGCGGCGAAGCTGTAGGCGGTCGAGCCGGTGGGGGTGGCCACCAGCAACGCGTCGGCCGAGTACGAGGCCAGCAGCCGTCCCGCGATGTACACGCCGGCCGACACCTGCCGGTCGCGGGCGAGCTTCTCCAGCACCACGTCGTTGAGGGCGGTCACGTCCAGCGGGACGCCCCACTCGCCGCCCGTCTCGCAGTCGGAGCGCACGCTCGTCGGGGGCAGGAGCGGGCCCCGGCCGTACTTCGTGACGGCCTCGATGTCGGAGGGCACCTCCAGGCGGCGGGAGGCGCGCATCGTCAGCAGCATCCGCCGCTCCACGTCGAGCCGGCCCTCGCGCACGGCGTCCAGCGCGGCGCGGATCCGGGCCATGGGCACCTCGGTCAGGAAGCCCACCCGGCCCAGGTCGACGCCCAGCACCAGGGCGTCGGCGGAGGCGGCGAGCCGGGCCCCGCGCAGGAAGGTGCCGTCGCCGCCCAGGGTGACGACGAGGTCGGGATCGCCCGCCGCCGCCACCTCCTGCCGGGCGCTGCGCCGTCCGCCGTCGTGCCACACGTCGATGTCCCTGCAGACGACCCCGTGCGCCTCGCACCACGCCCGGACCGAGCGCGCGGCCTCCGTGGCCTCGGGACGACCGCCGTGCACGACCATGCCGACCCGCTCCACCGTCATCTGCGCCTCCAGAACGTCCGTTTGGTCCATCCTGGCCCGGCGGCGGGCGGGCGGACGCCGCGCCACACCGCGGACGGCCCGGCACCGTGGTCACGGTGCCGGGCCGTCCGGCCGGCCGGTGCGCGGCCCGTCAGCCCTGACGGGCCCCGGGACGCGGACCGTCCTCGCCGGTCACGCCGGTCACGCCGGTCACGCGGGTCATCGTTCCTCGCGGAAGACGACGTGCGCGCCGGCGACCGGGTCGTACTTCCGCAGGACCAGCCGGTCGGGGTCGTTCGACCGGTTCTTGCGGGTCACGTAGGTGACTCCGGTACCGGCTGTCGACATCAGCCTGACGACCGGCCGTGCGGTACTGCGTGCCATGGGGTGCTCCTTCCGACGCCTCATGAACACGTCCGCCCGCACGGTTGTTCCCAGGGGGTCCGGGACATCGGAGCGGCCGGGGACGGGAAGCCTCGCGTCATGTCCACCCATGCGACGGCTTCGCCCGGAGTGCAGGTCTGTTCCCTGAAGCGGGACACCCCTCAGTCGATCCCGGCGAACAGCCCCTACAAGGTCATCAGATTCCCCTTCGGGGCCGCCGAGTCCTCCGACCGGTTCAACATGCACCAGGTCAACCAGCCGGACGGGTACGTGATCACGAGCTGGGACACCGACGACCGGTCAGGGCTGATATGGCCCAGCACGGCCGGCTGGGGCGTCCTGTACGCGATGATCCAGTGGGAGGCTGGCGGCTACGACGAACTGCGGGACCAGTTCGTCCGGGATCCGCTCGGCCTCACCCCGGCGCCCAACGACACCACGGCGACGGAGCACCGGCCGCCCAGTCCCGGCATGCAGTGCTGGACGAAACAGTGGGGTGTCTTCGTCGACCCGGCCGTCCCGCTGGCGGTGCGCGCCACCCATGACGACGGCGTCGCGCGGAACATCGTCCTGGCGGAGTTCAAGCTCGTCATCCACGAGGCCGCCTGACGGGCGCTCAGCCCGTGCGCCCCCACGAGTCGGGGCTCCACAGCCCCGACCTGTTGAGAGACTGCGGGCAGTGCAGATAGATCTCGTCGATGTCCAGCACCAGGGCCAGCCGGGGCCGCCGGCCGTCGCGCGTCATCGCGTCGAAGAAGGGCGCGTCGGTGAGGATGCGGGCGCGTCCGTTGACGCGCAGCACCTGCTTGCCGCCGGGAATCAGATAGAGCAGGCCGGCGTGCGGATTGGCGAGGACGTTGTGGAAGCTGTCGCCCCTGCGGTTGCCCGGCCGGTCGGGCAGCGCGAGGGTGCCGGGCCCGAGGACGTGGGTGAACCCCGGGGCGTCGCCGCGCGGGGAGACGTCGCAGTTGCCGTCGGCGTCGGAGGTGGCGAGCAGACAGAACGGCGAGCGGGCCAGGATGTCCAGGTCGTCGTCGGTCAGCCGGTCGTGCACCTTGTCGATCACTACCGGCCACGGCTCGCCGAGGAGGTGCCGCAGCTCCTCGGGGGAGCCGAGCTCGACCCAGCCCTCGTCGCTGACGGTGCCCGGCCGGAGCGGGGCGGTGTCGGTCGTGTGCGGCAAGGGCCGGCTCCCAGCTGTGCGTGTCCCAAGGGTGGTTGCGCAGAGAACACTATCCGATGTTAGGTACGCCTTACCTCAGTGGATCGGGGTCGCCGGGGGACGCGCACCGCCCGCCCCGGTCGCGGTGGCCCCCCAGGCGTCCGCGCACAGGGCCCGTTCGACCGCGTCGGTGTAGACGGCGGCGGCCAGCCAGGACCGGCCGAAGCGGTCCGTGTCGGCCGGGAGCAGGCGGCCGAAGACGTCGCGGGAGCGGTCCGCGGCGGCGGCGTGGAGGTCGTCCAGGAGGTCGCCCGCCGTGGCGAGGCCGGCCCGGCGCAGGCGGGCTCCGTCGTCGGGCCGGTCCCCGGCGAAGGCGAGGACCCGGCGGCCTCCCGACACCGCCTGGTGGACGCGGCGGCGCAGCAGGTGCAGCGGGGCCTCGTCCCCGGCGGGCAGGGCCCGGTCCGGGGGCGCGACCACCCCGCCGGGCAGATCGGCGTGCTGGAGGCGGTCCAGGCCGAGGTCCACCCGGGCGTCCGGGTCGGCGGGGTGCTCGGCCGCGAGCAGCAGGGCGCGGGGGAACGGTCCGGGCACCAGGCGTGCGACGATCCGCAGCCGGCCGCGGCCGGCTGCGGCGAGCAGGCGGAGGTTCTCGCGGCAGGGCAGTGACGGGTCGTCATGGGCGGTGGTCAGCAGCACGGACAGTCCGTCGCAGTCGGCCAGCAGGCAGTCGCCCGCTGTCTCCCGCACGGCGCCGACGGGGGTCACCTCGAGGAACAGCAGGTCCCGCCCCCCGTTCAGCGCCCGGGACACCTGCTCGGCGGCGGGCTCGGCCCACAGCCGGTCCAGCGGCTCGGCACGCCATGCGACGCCGCTCGCGCGCACCGCCCGCACCCCCGCCCCCGCGCCGAGCCGCCCCGTCGGGGAGACGGTCGCCCCGGACACGGCCAGCCCGGCGCGGGACAGTTCGCGGTGGGTCAGGGAGGTGTCGCCGATCCGCACCGCCCGGTCGGCGGCGTCGGTCGCCCGGGCGGGACCGCCCGGCGCCACGTCCGACACCGTGTACAGACGTCCCTCGGCGTCCGCGGTCCAGGTGACCGCGCCCGCGTACCCGGTCGCCGTGAGCACGGGCTCGGAGAAGAGGCCGTACAGGCGCAGGGAGCCGTCCGGCCGGTACGGCTGCCGGGCCGTGCCGCGCAGGTCGGTCAGCTCCGGGCCGGTGGCGTGCGGGAGGCGGTGGGCGACGCCGAGGACGCCGGCCAGCGCGCCGGCGAGGTCGGTGAGCCGGTACCCGGGATCGCCGGAACGGGCCGCGCGCACCCCGGTCACCACGGCGACCGCGGCGGCCGAGAGCCTGGGGAGGCCGGCCAGGCGGGCGGTGTGGGCGGCGTGCAGCAGTTCCGCCTGGAGCACGGCGCCGGCCCCGTCGGTGCCGGCTTCCAGGACGGCGGCGGCCGCGTCGGACACCGCCCGGGCCGCGGCACGCCGACCGGCGTTCGCGGCATCGTCCCCCGCCTCCGCCGCCGGTGCCGTCTCCGGCTCGTCGGGCGTCTCCGGCTTCTCCGGGTCCCCGGCCGGGGCCTCGTCGGCGACCGGCGCGGCCGAGGCCGCCGCCGCGCGGTGCAGGCAGTCGGGGGCCAGCAGGCACCCGCAGCGGATCGCGTCCGCGCGGGTCACCGCCCCGCCGGGCGCGTGCAGCACCAGGTCGGTGTCGTCGTCGACCGCGATCCGCACGGTGTCGCCGTCCCGGACGGCCGGACGCGCCACGAGCTTGGTGACGCCCGCGTCCAGCCGTTTCCGGAGCCGGGGCGGGAGCGCCCCGACGAGTTCGGCGGTGACGGACGGGACGACCGGAGGCAGGTCCGGGCTCATGCGATCTTCTCCCCTACCCAGCGGGCCAGTTCGAGCGGACTGAGGGCGGCGACGGGCATGCCCGCGGCGACGAGTTGGCCGGCCACACCCGTGGAGTAGCGGGGCCGGCCGGTGTCGTCGAGGCTCGCGCAGCCCAGGACGTGGCAGCCGGCCGAGACCAGCGCGCGGACCTCGGCGAGCAGGCCGCCGAGGGGGTAACCCTCCTCGAAGTCGCTGACCACCACGACGAGGGTGCGTGACGGCACGGTCACGAGCTCGCGCGCGTGCCGCAGCCCGGCGGCAATGTGGGTGCCGCCGCCGACGCTGACCTCCAGCAGGAGCGACAGCGGGTCGTCCACGTGCCCGGTGAGGTCGATCACCTCCGTGGAGAACGCCAGGAAGTGGGTGGAGAGCGTCGGCACCCCCGCGAGCACCGAGGCGGTCAGCGCGGCCCACACCGTGGACGCCTCCATGGACCCCGAGACGTCCGTGACCAGGATCAGCCGCCAGTCGGCGGCCCGGCGGCCCCGGGCGCGGAAGACGGGGTGCTCGGGGATCACCCGGACCGTGCCGTCCGGGTCGCGGCGCGCGGTCGCCAGGTTGGCCCGGAGGGTGCGGGGCAGGTCGAGGCCACCGCCGGGTCGTTTGCTGGGGCGTGGCAGGGCGGTGCCGTGCAGGGCGGGGCGCAGGCGGGTGGCCAGCTGCCTGGTGAGTGCCTCGACCAGCCGCCGCACGAGCGGTCGCAGGGCGGCCAGCCGTGCCTCGGGCAGTCCCCCGGCGTGCCGCAGCACGGTGCGCAGCAGGTCCACCGAGGGCCGCACCCCGTCCGCGTCCAGTTCGGTGAGGACGTCGGTGCGGCCCGACGCGGCGGCGGCCGCCAGGACCTCCTCCCGGATACCGGGTCCGAACAGCGCGGCCAGTTCCTCCGACCACTCCCGCACTCCGGGATACGGGGCCTCGCGTCCGCCGCCGGTTCCACGGCCCGTGAGCCCGCCGCGGCTGCCTTCGCCGCGTCCGCTGCCGTACAGCTCGTCCAGCGCGGTCGCGAGTGGCGCGGCGGAGGACGGCAGTCCGTCGGTGCGGCGGCCGAGGAGGAGGCGCCAGCGGTCGGCGGGGGCGAGGCGGCGGTCGTCGGCCGCGGCGGCCTGCGGGACGGTGTCCGGGAGGACTTCCGGCGTGCCGCCCGCAGGCGGGGGCAGCAGTGCCAGCGACCGCAGTGTCTCGCGGGCCGCGAGGTCCGCCGAGGTCCACGCGGCGAGCGCGGCCGGGTCGACGCCGCCGGTGTCGGCGACGTGTGTGGTGCCCAGGCGCTCCTCGACGGCGGCGAAGAGCCGGTCGCGGGCGGCGGGGCTCAGGGTGTCGAAACCGCCGCGCAGCGCGGGGAGCCGGTCGAGGAAATCCCGGTCGGGCAGCTCGGTGATCCGGGTGAGCAGGGGTTCCAGCGCGGGCGCCGCCGCCTCCAGCAGCGGTCCCGCAGCGGTCAGCAGGCCGCCGAGCCGGGCGGTGAGCGCGGCTCGGGAGTCGGGGTCGGTGGCCCCGTCGACCCAGGAGGCCACACGGTCGCCGAAAGTGTGCGCGTCCTCGTGCCCGAGCAGGACGCGTACGGCCCCGGCGGCGCCGCGCATCAGCGGGGAGCCGTCGGCGGCCAGCCGGTCCAGGGCGTCGGCGAGCCGGATCCCGCCCAGCAGGTCCGCCCGGTGGGACAGTTCGAGCAGGGCGTGGGCGTCGGCGGGGTCCTCGGACCCGGTCAGGCCGTCGACCTGCCGCACCGCCGCCGCCGTGAGCAGTTCCGCCGCGGCGGCCGCCCGGGCGTCGCGGTCCGGGTCGGCGGGGAGGCCGGGGACGTGACCGGCCCGCAGCCGGTCCAGCAGGGCGAGTCCGGCCAGGAGTTCCGGCAGGGCGGCGGCCGTGGGCAGGATGTCCGCGACGTCGTCGAGCCGTTCGCCGGCGAGCCCGGTCAGGCCGCACTCCGCCGCCCGTTCCAGTCCTTCGAGGGCCTGCGCGGCCGTGGGCCCGCCCTCGTCGGCCTCCTGGCGCCGCCGCTGGCGCAGCACGCCTTCGGCCGCCTGCGCGGGGGTGACCCCGCGCACGCCGGCAGCGGTCAGCATGGCGGCCGTGGCGGGTGTCCAGCGCACCTCCCAGCGGGAGGTGAGGGCCTCGGCACCGCCCGCGCCGACGACCTCGCGGGCCTCCGCGTAGGGCACCCCGCACACCGTCAGCCTGCGCAGCAGCAGTTCGCGCCGCCGGTCGAGGTCGGAGCGCAGCGGGTCCAGCCGCAGATCTCGTGCGGGGCCGGGGCCGCCCTCCCTCGGTCCGGGCAGGGAGAGCCGCGCCAGTTCGGCCTCGACCGCGGGGACGAGGCCGCTGCGCGGCGCGGCGGGCGCGGGGCGGCCGGTGCGGGTGCCGACGAGCACGCGCTCCATCGCCCGCGCCACGGCCCGTCCCCGCCCGTACGGTTCGCCCTGCGCGAGCACCGTCTGGACGGCCTCGACCAGTTCGCCGCGGCCCGCCGCGGGCAGCCCGCGCAGCCGGGCGAGGTCCGAGGCGAGCCGGCTGATCTCCCGGGCGTCGGCGGGACCCGAGGGGTGCCCGAGGCCGCGCAGTTCGGCGCAGACGCGTACGGCCGCGCGGGCCAGCGCCTCCTCCAGGGCCGCCGGGTCGCCCGCCGCGCGCAGGACCATGTCCTGCCACTCCGGGTCCCGGATGCCCGCCGGGTAGCCGGACCGCTCGTCGAGGAGGGCGTAGGTGTAGGGGATCAGCGAGGTGTTCCACTCGGGCCGGCGCGCGTCGTCCGCGACCGGGCCCTCCTCCTTCTCCTCCTTCGTGTCCCGCTGGAGCAGCGCCGGGGCGTGGAAGGCG carries:
- a CDS encoding MFS transporter, with product MDKGPEPPPEAVSRHPTLFRAIRRRRNPRLRRSDITVTDERAVKRAVKAASLGNAMEWFDFGIYAYLAGTIGRVFFPSGSETAQLLSSFATFAVAFLVRPLGGMVFGPMGDKVGRKKVLALTMILMAIGTAAIGLLPTYAAVGFWSPLLLILFRLLQGFSTGGEYGGASTFIAEYAPDKRRGYFGSFLELGTLAGYTGAAGLVTALTAWLGTGAMDAWGWRIPFLVAGPLGIVGLYLRLKLDDTPAYLKLGEGNVHVNEAANSVETTARGDLLRIFRQHWRPLILCIALVGAYNVTDYMLLSYMPTYLSDELHYTETHGLLILVATMALLMLIINQVGRLNDRYGRKPLLMTGMLGFFLLSAPAFLLVRQGSLLGVSAGMLMLGLSLVCLLGTMSAALPAMFPTSVRYGSLSVGYNLSASLFGGTTPLVITALIGATGSDMMPAYYAMAAALVGVVAVACMKETAQQPLEGSPPSVQTEKEAADMVEARAPTPKF
- a CDS encoding AurF N-oxygenase family protein, whose product is MAISTPPSEAAGRPSQDGVARRLLDSSAQLSYDPLTEVDWDTPLDTDFHGASPEWSTLYGTAYWDELTDAQRKALTRQEAASVASTGIWFEMILQQMVLRDIYAKDPTDDTVQWALTEIADECRHSIMFARGAKKLGAPAYRPHRFAVELGRLFKTVAFGEAAYAAILVAEEVLDVMQRDWMRDERVVPFVRTINNIHVVEESRHMKFAREETRRHLAGAGWLRRRVHALLIAVAAYVIVTSMVNRKVYGNAGLDERRAIREAKANQHHKSMMRASCSGLMEFLASVGLLTGPALFFYKRANLT
- a CDS encoding FAD-dependent oxidoreductase — translated: MAFAITQTCCNDATCVSVCPVNCIHPTPEERAFGSTEMLHIDPRSCIDCGACADACPADAILPVDRLSEGQRVYERINAAYFENDHNGADDDSDATRSPAAAAVPERTGPNFHAWGEPVFDRVLPADFGALRVAIVGTGPAGMYAARDLLLHTPAEVTLIDRLPAAGGLVRYGVAPDHPGTRKVGETFARFRAHPRVRTYLGLDVGSHVTAEEIAAHHDAVIYAVGAATDRRLGIPGEDGPGSVSATTFVAWYNGHPEVAADAVRLTAERVVVIGNGNVALDVARILVSDPESLSGTEIAGHALAELRRSRVREVVLLGRRGPQDAAYTRPESLALQHLPGVDLLVDDHDPRIGAAIDGAGPGDKAAVLRPVAREAVDWSLPPAPAGRRRIVFRFLSAPVAVRGAEGTRAVRVTGGAGELDIPAGLALRAVGYRGVAQAGLPFDEVTGTVPHQRGRVTGGTGTYVVGWIKRGPSGGIGANRACAAETVGTLLADAVAGALPAPAGGTREFRRLVRRRRR
- a CDS encoding DUF475 domain-containing protein, translating into MLLKTFRWAFAVTALGLVAGVLYDGWTALGLVAILAVLEVSLSFDNAVINAGILKRLNAFWQRMFLTIGILIAVFGMRLLFPIVIVTVSARLAPSQAVHLALTDKDRYQQLVTDAHPAIAAFGGMFLLMIFLDFIFEDRETKWLGPLERPLARLGRIDMLSVCLALCVLLVTSLTFAAHAHQHGGTHADKAQTVLVSGIAGLITYLVVGGLSGFFEGRLADEESRRQSEERSGGAGGGGSALALSGRAAFFTFLYLEVLDASFSFDGVIGAFAITNDIVLMALGLGIGAMYVRSLTVYLVRQGTLDDYVYLEHGAHYAIGALALILLVSIQYQINDVVTGLIGVTLIGASFYSSVRRNRAVRATSE
- a CDS encoding NAD(+)/NADH kinase, with the protein product MTVERVGMVVHGGRPEATEAARSVRAWCEAHGVVCRDIDVWHDGGRRSARQEVAAAGDPDLVVTLGGDGTFLRGARLAASADALVLGVDLGRVGFLTEVPMARIRAALDAVREGRLDVERRMLLTMRASRRLEVPSDIEAVTKYGRGPLLPPTSVRSDCETGGEWGVPLDVTALNDVVLEKLARDRQVSAGVYIAGRLLASYSADALLVATPTGSTAYSFAAGGPVVSPRAETLVFTPVAPHMTFDRSVVAAPDEPVGLRVLEHSGRAAVSIDGQLRGVLGPGDWIGVYAAPHRLRVARLGPVDFYGRLRHRMNLTDAPAAVADGVPAPLWPVSGPPPGDLAHLALPRGPAG
- the rpmG gene encoding 50S ribosomal protein L33, which encodes MARSTARPVVRLMSTAGTGVTYVTRKNRSNDPDRLVLRKYDPVAGAHVVFREER